One genomic segment of Rubripirellula tenax includes these proteins:
- a CDS encoding SpaA isopeptide-forming pilin-related protein has translation MKRRMRLLRESLVRQIWANSTPPSARFRPRFEALEDRRLLVAATDLADITGRVFADFSGNGFDAGEQVVGASLTVYRDDGDSVFEPGAGDVEVQSATTDANGNYTFTRLTAGNYFVLQPAQTVSGRSLSRSVSPLITVTAEDVKGRITTNIDSFDQTVQVARDETAGDGPVIAIAVTPTAEAIGGERELIVEKTSVNGAVQLSIDDPLLPNQLSFDSVATGQGPRRIVWDGPDNDAAVIDDTGLGGINLTTNAAGVQFQIRADLAGGTATIRVYSSDGADGTANRFSTTTLPIPATSGGFLSAEFIPFSQFTAGGSGGGADFASVGAIELEINGAADVNGAAEVIGAVGTIIKTAPDFANFEQADLSLTKTVDDASPNLNQEVVYTITVTNAGPSTATGVVVTDMLPTGVTFVRSSTATGGYDQTNGLWTIGSVAMGTPVTLAITGRVTTVGPKTNTAQVTASNVFDPDSTPNNNIDAEDDQASIAVSAETIDLSLTKTISNAAPNVGETVVFTVEVFNDGPSVATGVSIRDVLPAGLTLVTATPTRGNYNTTTGIWTIPTIADNERLTLALSAVVNQTGTITNTAEVTAADQSDIDSSPNNSVASEDDQASVTLTTPIADLRLTKTVDNARPNVGDEIAFTVIVNNVGPDAATGVVVTDLLPLGFTSISSIVNAGTYDDATGRWTIGNVAIADTPTLTIRARVNSSAATTNTAQITAADQFDPNSTPNNNVATEDDQASVTVDPPSIDLSLTKTIDVQRPNVGDEVVYTVTLTNSGDDQATGVVVRDVLPAGVTLIAATESAGIYTPANGNWSVATLDRNASATLSLRVRVDSAAATNTAEVIVANEFDSDSTPGNNVPAEDDQATVGFSLASSDLSLTKTVNNASPNIGEDVTFTVVVSNAGPDTATGVQVRDVLPAGTTFVSSNPSVGSYDQTTGLWAVPSIALGTSATLTITATATTNTVTTNTAEIIATDQSDPDSTPGNGAAGEDDIASTSIQGQQVDLSLTKTISNPRPNVGDEVTFVITVTNAGPNEATGVNVTDRLPAGLTLLRATPSQGSFNTTNRVWTVGTVSTTESPSIELVARVDQVVTDAINVAEITAAVQPDVDSTPGNDVATEDDQASVTFSTPVADLSLVKSVSNDSPNVGDVITFQVLVTNDGPQAASGVQVTDLLPAGLQFNSTTLSEGTYDATTGIWDIGSIPIGGTVTLGINATVTTQGAKTNTARITAAGQFDPDSTPGNNVETEDDQDSVTVTPPVVDLSLEKTVSESRPRLGDAVTFTITTRNAGPSDATGVVVTDVLPDGFTFVDSTPSTGNYNATTGRWNVGDLASGTSATLQLIATVNRFDTLTNIAEITSTGQFDSDSTPGNGDVSEDDYAAVSVTPASADLSLTKTTDNVTPNVGDDVTFTLTIANAGPDTTTGVTVRDVLPAGLNFVSSSPSVGTYNAATGIWSIDSLASGATSRLEIRATVDAQTDRTNTAEIITSNQFDPDSTPGNGVVGEDDQASVSLTPQLVDLALMKVIDDATPNVGDSIAYTLTLSNAGPSAATGVAVTDRLPDGLTFADFVASQGSYNSASGVWNVGSVATGVTPTLTINATVGNTRGVTNTAEITASDQVDRDSTPGNGVAGEDDQATATFTTQVADLSLTKSVNNPSPTQDEVISFTLTLANAGPNIATNVSVKDLLPTGLTFVSANPSVGAYDSVTGFWAIPNVPSASAVTIQIDARATSPMPSTNVAEVMAVRQFDPDSTPGNAVAGEDDIASVQVSPVVIDLNVRATVDNEEPVEGDEIELSFFTDNSGNTAATGVVTSVVIPAGLTIVSATPSVGTYDAATGRWEIGTLGLGQTASLVVRAVVDTRGFKTIPVQVIEADQFDLDSTPGNNVPGEDDQTDLEIRGPRLLSKRLFLAR, from the coding sequence ATGAAACGGCGCATGCGGCTGCTTCGAGAGTCACTCGTTCGTCAAATCTGGGCGAATTCGACGCCACCGAGCGCCCGGTTTCGGCCACGATTCGAAGCACTCGAAGACCGCCGTTTGTTGGTCGCCGCGACGGACTTGGCTGACATCACCGGCCGCGTTTTCGCTGACTTCTCGGGCAACGGATTTGATGCGGGCGAGCAAGTCGTGGGTGCGTCGTTGACCGTTTATCGCGACGACGGCGACAGCGTCTTTGAACCGGGCGCGGGCGACGTGGAAGTCCAATCGGCGACGACCGATGCGAACGGCAACTACACGTTCACGCGTTTGACGGCCGGCAACTACTTCGTCTTGCAGCCCGCGCAAACGGTCTCGGGACGAAGCCTCTCACGATCGGTTTCGCCGCTGATCACGGTGACGGCGGAAGACGTCAAAGGCCGTATCACCACGAACATCGACTCCTTTGACCAAACCGTCCAAGTGGCGCGCGATGAAACCGCCGGCGATGGCCCCGTCATCGCGATCGCAGTCACGCCAACGGCCGAGGCCATCGGTGGCGAACGCGAATTGATCGTGGAAAAGACCAGCGTCAACGGTGCGGTTCAATTGAGTATCGATGATCCGCTGTTGCCGAACCAATTGAGTTTCGATTCGGTGGCGACCGGCCAAGGTCCGCGGCGGATCGTTTGGGACGGGCCGGACAACGACGCGGCGGTCATTGATGACACCGGACTGGGCGGCATCAACCTGACCACGAACGCGGCCGGGGTTCAGTTTCAAATTCGCGCCGACTTGGCGGGCGGCACGGCAACGATTCGTGTCTACAGCAGCGACGGCGCCGACGGAACCGCGAATCGATTCAGCACGACGACGCTTCCGATACCTGCAACGTCGGGCGGATTTTTGTCAGCCGAGTTCATTCCGTTTTCTCAGTTCACCGCCGGCGGCAGCGGTGGCGGCGCGGACTTCGCAAGTGTCGGCGCGATCGAGTTGGAAATCAACGGCGCGGCCGACGTCAACGGTGCGGCCGAAGTGATCGGCGCGGTCGGGACCATCATCAAAACGGCACCCGACTTTGCTAACTTTGAACAAGCCGACCTGAGTTTGACCAAGACCGTCGACGATGCTTCGCCCAATTTGAATCAAGAAGTCGTCTACACCATCACGGTCACCAACGCGGGTCCGTCAACCGCCACCGGCGTCGTCGTGACGGACATGTTGCCCACCGGAGTCACGTTCGTCCGGTCGTCGACCGCCACCGGCGGCTACGACCAAACCAACGGGTTGTGGACCATCGGATCGGTCGCAATGGGGACTCCGGTGACCCTTGCGATCACCGGCCGGGTTACCACCGTCGGACCGAAAACGAACACCGCCCAGGTGACGGCCTCGAACGTCTTCGACCCGGACAGCACCCCCAACAACAACATCGACGCCGAGGATGACCAAGCATCCATCGCCGTGTCGGCCGAAACGATCGACTTGTCTTTGACCAAAACGATTAGCAACGCGGCTCCGAATGTCGGCGAAACGGTCGTCTTCACGGTCGAAGTGTTCAACGATGGCCCCAGCGTCGCGACAGGGGTTTCGATCCGTGACGTTCTGCCCGCCGGGTTAACGTTGGTGACGGCGACTCCCACGCGGGGTAACTACAACACGACGACAGGGATCTGGACGATTCCGACGATCGCAGACAACGAACGGCTGACGCTTGCCCTTTCCGCCGTGGTCAATCAAACCGGCACGATCACCAACACGGCCGAAGTCACTGCGGCCGATCAATCCGACATCGACAGCTCGCCGAACAACAGCGTGGCAAGCGAAGATGATCAAGCATCAGTCACTTTGACCACTCCAATCGCCGATCTGCGGCTGACCAAAACCGTCGACAATGCTCGGCCCAACGTCGGTGACGAAATCGCGTTCACAGTTATCGTCAACAACGTGGGACCCGACGCGGCCACAGGAGTGGTGGTGACGGATTTGTTGCCGTTGGGCTTCACATCGATCAGCTCGATCGTCAACGCCGGTACCTATGACGATGCGACTGGTCGCTGGACGATCGGAAACGTTGCCATCGCCGATACGCCGACGTTGACGATTCGCGCGCGAGTCAACTCGTCCGCGGCAACCACAAACACGGCGCAGATCACGGCGGCGGACCAATTCGATCCCAACAGCACGCCGAACAACAACGTCGCGACCGAAGACGATCAGGCATCGGTGACGGTCGATCCACCGTCGATCGACTTGTCGCTGACCAAAACGATTGACGTTCAACGTCCCAACGTGGGCGATGAAGTCGTCTATACCGTCACGCTGACCAATTCGGGCGACGACCAGGCGACCGGCGTCGTGGTCCGCGACGTGCTTCCCGCCGGAGTGACGTTGATCGCCGCGACCGAGAGCGCTGGCATCTACACACCCGCCAATGGGAATTGGTCCGTCGCCACACTGGATCGCAATGCGTCGGCAACGTTGTCGCTGCGTGTGCGAGTCGATTCGGCAGCGGCGACCAACACGGCGGAAGTGATCGTTGCGAACGAGTTCGATTCCGATAGCACGCCCGGCAACAACGTGCCCGCCGAAGATGATCAAGCCACGGTCGGGTTTTCGCTTGCCAGTTCCGATCTGTCGCTGACCAAGACGGTCAACAACGCGTCGCCGAACATTGGCGAGGACGTGACGTTTACGGTCGTTGTTTCCAATGCTGGACCCGACACGGCAACGGGCGTGCAAGTCCGCGACGTATTGCCAGCGGGAACCACGTTCGTTTCGTCGAATCCGTCGGTCGGCAGCTACGATCAAACGACCGGGTTGTGGGCGGTTCCTTCGATTGCTTTGGGCACATCGGCGACGCTCACAATCACGGCAACTGCCACCACGAACACGGTCACGACGAACACGGCTGAAATCATCGCCACCGATCAATCGGACCCCGACTCGACGCCCGGCAACGGCGCCGCCGGCGAAGACGACATCGCGTCCACATCGATCCAAGGGCAACAGGTTGACTTATCGCTGACCAAGACGATCAGCAATCCGCGGCCGAACGTCGGGGATGAAGTCACGTTCGTCATCACGGTCACCAACGCGGGTCCTAACGAAGCCACCGGCGTCAACGTGACCGATCGTTTGCCGGCTGGACTGACGCTGCTTCGCGCGACGCCCAGCCAAGGCAGTTTCAACACGACCAATCGTGTTTGGACCGTCGGAACCGTGTCGACGACTGAGTCGCCGTCGATTGAATTGGTGGCCCGGGTTGATCAAGTCGTGACCGACGCGATCAACGTGGCCGAGATTACCGCCGCCGTCCAACCGGACGTCGATTCGACTCCCGGTAACGACGTTGCTACCGAAGACGATCAAGCATCTGTCACGTTCAGCACTCCCGTCGCCGACCTGTCACTGGTCAAATCGGTCAGCAACGATTCGCCGAACGTGGGCGACGTGATCACGTTCCAGGTTCTGGTCACCAACGACGGCCCGCAAGCGGCCTCGGGCGTGCAAGTCACGGATCTATTGCCAGCGGGTTTGCAGTTCAATTCGACCACGTTGAGCGAGGGAACTTACGACGCGACCACCGGTATTTGGGACATCGGTTCGATCCCCATCGGCGGCACCGTCACCCTCGGCATCAATGCTACCGTGACGACGCAAGGTGCAAAGACGAACACGGCGCGGATCACCGCGGCCGGTCAGTTCGACCCCGACTCGACACCCGGCAACAACGTCGAAACCGAAGACGATCAAGACTCTGTCACGGTCACGCCGCCAGTCGTCGATTTGTCGCTAGAGAAAACGGTGTCCGAAAGTCGCCCACGGTTGGGGGATGCCGTCACGTTCACGATCACGACTCGCAATGCCGGTCCCTCCGACGCCACCGGCGTCGTGGTGACCGACGTGTTGCCCGATGGGTTCACATTCGTTGACAGCACGCCGTCGACGGGCAACTACAACGCGACCACTGGTCGCTGGAACGTCGGCGATCTAGCTTCGGGCACATCGGCGACGTTGCAGTTGATCGCAACGGTCAATCGTTTCGACACGCTGACCAACATCGCCGAGATCACGTCAACGGGGCAGTTTGATTCCGATAGCACGCCGGGCAACGGCGATGTCAGCGAAGACGACTACGCCGCCGTTTCGGTCACACCCGCTAGCGCCGACTTGTCGCTAACAAAAACCACGGACAACGTGACGCCCAACGTTGGCGACGACGTGACTTTCACGCTGACGATTGCCAACGCGGGTCCCGATACGACGACGGGGGTAACCGTGCGAGATGTTTTGCCGGCCGGCTTGAACTTTGTTTCTTCATCGCCCAGCGTCGGTACCTACAACGCGGCAACGGGCATCTGGTCGATCGATTCACTGGCCAGCGGTGCAACGTCGCGTCTGGAGATTCGGGCTACCGTTGATGCGCAAACGGATCGCACAAATACGGCCGAGATCATCACCAGCAATCAGTTCGATCCCGACAGCACGCCGGGCAATGGTGTCGTGGGCGAAGATGATCAAGCAAGCGTCTCGCTGACGCCACAGTTGGTCGACTTGGCGCTGATGAAAGTCATCGACGACGCGACTCCCAACGTAGGCGATTCGATCGCGTACACGCTGACGCTTTCCAATGCCGGTCCGTCCGCTGCAACGGGTGTCGCGGTGACCGATCGGTTGCCCGATGGATTGACGTTTGCGGATTTCGTGGCCAGCCAAGGCAGTTACAACTCGGCAAGCGGCGTGTGGAACGTCGGATCGGTTGCCACCGGCGTCACGCCCACACTGACCATCAACGCGACCGTTGGCAACACACGCGGCGTGACCAACACGGCCGAGATCACCGCCTCGGATCAAGTCGACCGGGACAGCACACCCGGAAACGGCGTGGCCGGCGAAGACGATCAGGCGACCGCGACATTCACAACGCAGGTCGCCGATTTGTCGCTGACCAAGTCCGTCAATAATCCTTCGCCGACGCAAGATGAAGTGATCAGCTTCACGTTGACGCTCGCCAACGCCGGACCCAACATCGCGACCAATGTCAGCGTCAAGGATTTGCTGCCGACGGGGCTGACTTTTGTTTCGGCAAACCCATCGGTGGGAGCCTATGATTCCGTCACGGGTTTCTGGGCGATTCCCAATGTTCCGTCCGCTTCGGCAGTCACGATCCAAATCGATGCTCGCGCGACATCACCGATGCCATCGACTAACGTGGCCGAGGTCATGGCCGTCCGCCAGTTCGATCCGGACAGCACGCCCGGCAACGCAGTGGCCGGTGAAGACGACATCGCAAGCGTGCAAGTCTCGCCCGTCGTCATCGACCTGAACGTGCGAGCCACGGTCGATAACGAAGAACCGGTCGAAGGCGATGAAATCGAGTTGTCGTTCTTCACCGACAACAGCGGCAACACGGCGGCAACGGGTGTGGTCACATCGGTGGTCATTCCCGCCGGCTTGACAATCGTCTCGGCAACACCAAGCGTCGGCACCTACGACGCGGCGACCGGCCGTTGGGAGATCGGAACACTCGGTCTGGGCCAAACCGCATCACTGGTCGTCCGCGCGGTGGTCGACACGCGAGGTTTCAAGACGATTCCGGTTCAAGTCATCGAAGCGGACCAGTTCGACCTCGACAGCACGCCGGGCAACAACGTGCCCGGCGAAGATGACCAAACCGATCTCGAAATCCGTGGACCAAGATTGCTGTCGAAGCGATTGTTCTTGGCGCGTTAG
- a CDS encoding glycosyltransferase family 2 protein, whose product MTSSTKLSIVLPVRNGQNRIERRLEKVLVALAELGIGGAEIVIVDDGSSDATPRILDNLCTRFSRVRVMRHPRPRGMEAAGQTGLERATGDLIFIQESDADLRIDDLRRLLKMSDDPTVIAARAESAAEPASPELIRRLRAFGTHADRQVIARTDTSHQSSLQMVRRPHLQVLAGPHGDRYHLESDSSRSVSIELS is encoded by the coding sequence ATGACTTCATCCACAAAACTCTCGATCGTGCTGCCGGTACGAAACGGCCAGAACCGGATCGAGCGTCGTCTGGAGAAAGTTTTGGTTGCACTTGCGGAATTGGGAATCGGTGGCGCCGAGATTGTGATCGTCGATGACGGAAGCAGCGATGCGACGCCCCGGATTTTGGACAATTTGTGCACACGGTTTTCACGCGTCCGTGTGATGCGGCACCCGCGGCCTCGTGGGATGGAGGCGGCCGGACAGACGGGCCTCGAACGTGCGACCGGCGACTTGATCTTCATTCAAGAATCCGACGCCGATCTCCGAATCGATGACCTTCGACGGCTGTTGAAAATGAGCGATGACCCGACCGTGATCGCGGCCCGGGCCGAAAGTGCAGCCGAACCCGCGTCGCCCGAGTTGATCCGGCGTTTGCGAGCATTCGGTACCCACGCCGACCGCCAGGTCATCGCCCGCACGGACACGTCGCATCAATCCAGTTTGCAAATGGTACGGCGTCCCCATCTGCAGGTTCTGGCCGGGCCACATGGCGATCGCTATCACCTGGAAAGCGATTCCAGCCGATCGGTATCGATCGAACTCTCTTGA
- a CDS encoding DUF3500 domain-containing protein — protein MSPSKSINRRTFLEGSAATIAAGSLVGGGLSNLPLRADSTVTSTSAETLIGQLFQTLDDKQKKEVCFDWDHVDKKRGLLRTFVSANWNITEPEINDDFYSDQQRDLIEQVFKSIIHPDWHDRYYKQLEDDAGGFGNEQSIAIFGKPTPDGSGEKFELVITGRHMTIRCDGNSADHVAFGGPVFYGHAPEFNENPNHTDNVFWHQAVAANDLYKMLDGRQQKQSLVAKTPREQSVGFRGVSNDITGLPVSDMSSDQREHLQKVLGTLVEMYRPSDQDEAMQCLKTQGGLDACKLSFYTDNDLGKDGVWDNWRLEGPSFVWHYRGAPHVHVWVNVADSADVVTNA, from the coding sequence ATGAGTCCATCGAAATCAATCAACCGACGCACATTTCTGGAAGGCAGCGCTGCCACCATCGCCGCCGGTTCGCTAGTGGGCGGCGGACTGTCGAACCTGCCACTGCGTGCCGATTCGACAGTCACATCGACCAGCGCCGAAACCTTGATCGGCCAACTCTTTCAGACGCTGGATGACAAACAGAAGAAAGAAGTCTGTTTCGATTGGGACCACGTCGACAAGAAACGTGGCTTGCTAAGAACGTTTGTGTCTGCCAATTGGAATATCACCGAACCGGAAATCAACGACGACTTCTACAGCGACCAACAACGGGACTTGATCGAACAAGTCTTCAAGTCGATCATCCACCCCGATTGGCACGATCGGTATTACAAACAGCTCGAAGATGACGCCGGCGGTTTCGGTAACGAACAATCGATTGCGATCTTCGGCAAGCCAACGCCCGACGGCTCGGGCGAGAAATTCGAGTTGGTCATCACCGGTCGGCACATGACGATTCGCTGTGACGGAAACTCGGCCGATCACGTCGCGTTTGGTGGCCCCGTGTTTTACGGCCACGCCCCCGAGTTCAACGAAAACCCCAATCACACGGACAACGTGTTTTGGCATCAAGCGGTCGCCGCGAACGACTTGTACAAGATGCTGGATGGTCGCCAACAGAAACAGTCGCTCGTCGCAAAGACGCCGCGCGAACAATCGGTCGGCTTTCGGGGCGTCAGCAACGACATCACGGGATTGCCGGTGTCGGACATGTCATCGGACCAACGCGAGCACCTGCAGAAAGTGCTTGGCACGCTTGTCGAAATGTATCGTCCGTCCGATCAAGACGAAGCGATGCAGTGCTTGAAGACCCAAGGCGGTTTGGACGCTTGTAAGTTGTCGTTCTATACAGATAACGATTTGGGCAAGGACGGCGTTTGGGACAACTGGCGATTGGAAGGCCCGTCGTTCGTGTGGCACTATCGAGGTGCGCCGCACGTTCACGTCTGGGTCAACGTCGCCGATTCGGCCGACGTGGTGACCAACGCTTAG
- the hisI gene encoding phosphoribosyl-AMP cyclohydrolase encodes MASIPDFSKGQPCEGTSGVLPAIAQDAASGRVLMMAWMDQVAFDETLSTGQAVYFSRSRGRLWRKGETSGHRQRVTEIRIDCDADAILLQVEQVGAACHEGYASCFFRVVGNDGGATIADQRLVDPASVYGKA; translated from the coding sequence ATGGCATCGATCCCTGATTTTTCCAAAGGCCAACCGTGCGAAGGCACCTCCGGCGTCTTACCCGCGATCGCACAAGACGCGGCCAGTGGTCGCGTCTTGATGATGGCTTGGATGGATCAAGTTGCATTCGACGAAACTTTGTCGACCGGCCAAGCCGTGTACTTCAGCCGAAGTCGTGGCCGGCTTTGGCGGAAAGGCGAAACCAGCGGCCATCGTCAACGCGTCACCGAAATTCGCATCGATTGTGATGCCGATGCGATCCTGTTGCAGGTCGAACAAGTCGGTGCCGCCTGCCACGAAGGCTACGCAAGTTGCTTCTTTCGCGTCGTCGGAAACGATGGCGGCGCGACGATCGCCGACCAGCGATTGGTGGACCCCGCATCCGTGTACGGCAAAGCTTGA